The DNA sequence GCCCACTCTCTCCGCCTCTCTCTGTTaagaccaccaccaccaacaccaacaccaacaccaacaccaacaccagCCGACCACCACTCACTccctaaacccaaacccaaccaagCGCCGCACGCTTTTTCTCAAAACAATGGCTTCCTCTTCCTTACTCcacccttctctctcctccctctcccCAAAACGCACCGTTTTATACCCAACGCCCACCCCCAAACGCTCACTCTCCGTAACCTGCACCTCCTCCACATTCGATCCCACCTCCGCCGCCGCCAACAACAACTCCCTTCCAGCTCAGCCGCCGCCTCTCCGTACCCGCGCCGCCGATGAGAACATTCGCGACGAGGCCCGGCGCCACCGCCCCACACCACACAACTTCTCAGCCAAGTACGTCCCCTTCAACTCGGTCGCCGGCGCCGCCTCGCCGGAGTCGTACTCGCTCGACGAGATCGTCTACCGCAGCCGCTCCGGCGGCCTGCTCGACGTCCAGCACGACATGGACGCCCTCGCCAAGTTCGACGGAGCGTACTGGCGCCGCCTCTTCGACTCGCGCGTCGGCCGCACCACCTGGCCCTACGGCTCCGGCGTCTGGAGCAAGAAGGAGTGGGTCCTCCCGGAGATCGACGACGACGACATCGTCAGCGCCTTCGAGGGAAACTCCAACCTCTACTGGGCCGAGCGCTTCGGCAAGCAGTTCCTCGGCATGAACGATCTCTGGGTCAAGCACTGCGGGATTTCCCACACCGGAAGCTTCAAAGACCTAGGCATGACCGTCCTCATCAGCCAGGTCAATCGTCTCCGCAAGCTCAAACGACCTGTCGTCGGAGTCGGCTGCGCCTCCACAGGCGACACGTCGGCGGCTCTATCTGCCTACTGTGCCTCCGCAGGTATCCCGTCTATAGTGTTTCTGCCGGCGAATAAGATCTCCATGGCGCAATTGGTCCAGCCGATTGCGAACGGGGCTTTCGTGCTGAGCATTGACACTGACTTCGACGGCTGTATGAAGCTGATTAGGGAAGTCACGGCGGAATTGCCGATTTACTTGGCCAATTCGCTCAACAGTTTGAGGCTGGAGGGGCAGAAGACGGCGGCGATTGAGATATTGCAGCAGTTTGATTGGGAAGTTCCGGATTGGGTCATTGTTCCGGGTGGGAATTTGGGGAATATTTACGCGTTTTACAAGGGGTTTAAAATGTGCCAGGAATTGGGGCTGGTGGATAGGGTTCCGAGGCTTGTTTGTGCTCAGGCGGCCAATGCCAACCCGCTCTACTTGTATTACAAGTCAGGGTGGAAGGATTTCAAGGCGGTGAGGGCCAACACCACGTTTGCTTCGGCTATACAGATTGGTGACCCTGTTTCGATTGATAGAGCTGTGTATGCTCTCAAGAATTGCAATGGGATTGTGGAGGAAGCTACTGAGGAGGAGCTGATGGATGCAATGGCGCAAGCTGATTCTACCGGGATGTTTATATGCCCTCACACGGGGGTGGCTCTAACGGCATTGAAGAAGCTTAGGAAGAGCGGGGTTATTGGGGCTGGTGATCGGACCGTGGTGGTTAGCACTGCCCATGGTTTGAAGTTTACACAGTCCAAGGTTGATTATCACTCCAAGGCCATACCGGAGATGGCTTGCCGGTTTGCCAATCCACCCACGGAGGTCAAGGCGGAGTTTGGGGCAGTCATGGATGTTCTTCAGGAGTTTTTGAAGTCTAAGAAGTCGAAGTGAGCTGAGTTTTTTGTATCAATGTAGCACTAGTTAACTTGTGCACTTTTCTTTAtgctttttgttttgctttttgaattttggtGTTGCACAGGTTGTTTATAATTTTCAGGGAAGTTCGTTTCGTTTATGTTCTGTACTTTAATATATGCTTGATGATTTTAAAGTAGAACCAGCCCTCATAACATAGGTAGAATAAGCTTTTGTAAGCGAGAAGGTAGAATAAGCTTTATTTACCATCAAGTGTAACAGGGATATAACTATATTGCTTGTCTTATCTCTCATACTGTTTACTCTAATTCGTGTTTCGACCATGCAAGAATTTTCCCACATGCTTGGAGTCGCAATAATTGTGTTGAGTTCCCCGTGGTGCTGTCATGTCATGAACTCAAGATTTTAGTTTTCAATTCTGTATTGCTTTATTCTTATTGAGCGCATGAACATGATTTAGTGCTCGGAACATTTTCGGATGATTTTCAGTGGTGGCGTCAAGTCATGAAGTTTAAGCATCTTACTCGTCAGAGTGGTGTCGACTGGATATGATGTAAAAGAAACTATAACCTGATCACTTTCAGATCAAAATTTGACGTGATCAAAGGTAAATGCAAGTATTTTTGACGATTTTGATGTATTTAACTGagaaatctaattttggaacAATGGACAATTGATTCAACTCGAAAAATGACCATAAGTTACCTGCTGTCTGAAACT is a window from the Rosa chinensis cultivar Old Blush chromosome 2, RchiOBHm-V2, whole genome shotgun sequence genome containing:
- the LOC112185970 gene encoding threonine synthase 1, chloroplastic; translated protein: MASSSLLHPSLSSLSPKRTVLYPTPTPKRSLSVTCTSSTFDPTSAAANNNSLPAQPPPLRTRAADENIRDEARRHRPTPHNFSAKYVPFNSVAGAASPESYSLDEIVYRSRSGGLLDVQHDMDALAKFDGAYWRRLFDSRVGRTTWPYGSGVWSKKEWVLPEIDDDDIVSAFEGNSNLYWAERFGKQFLGMNDLWVKHCGISHTGSFKDLGMTVLISQVNRLRKLKRPVVGVGCASTGDTSAALSAYCASAGIPSIVFLPANKISMAQLVQPIANGAFVLSIDTDFDGCMKLIREVTAELPIYLANSLNSLRLEGQKTAAIEILQQFDWEVPDWVIVPGGNLGNIYAFYKGFKMCQELGLVDRVPRLVCAQAANANPLYLYYKSGWKDFKAVRANTTFASAIQIGDPVSIDRAVYALKNCNGIVEEATEEELMDAMAQADSTGMFICPHTGVALTALKKLRKSGVIGAGDRTVVVSTAHGLKFTQSKVDYHSKAIPEMACRFANPPTEVKAEFGAVMDVLQEFLKSKKSK